The sequence below is a genomic window from Kitasatospora kifunensis.
GGCTACTTCGGCACCACGGTCGGGCTGGCCACCGCGGCCGGGCCGCTGGCGGGCGGGCTGCTGATCAACGCGGCCGGGACCGATTCGGGCTGGCGCTGGGTGTTCTTCGTCAACCTGCCGATCGGTGTGCTGGCCTTCGTGCTCGCGCTGCGCCTGATCCCGCGCGGTGTGAGTGCGGGGGCCGGGGGCGGGGGCGGCGCGGGGGCCCGTGCCCGTCCGGATGCCGGCCGACGGATGATCGACTGGGTCGGGGTGGCGCTGCTCGCGCTGGGGCTGGTGGCGATCCTGCTGCCGCTGGTGCAGGAGCGGCAGTGGCACGGCGCGGCCAAGTGGCTGCTGGTGCCGGTCGGCGTCCTCGTGTTGCTCGGCTTCGTCGGCTGGGAGCGGCGGGTGACGGCGCGCGCTCGGCGCACCCCGCTGATGGACCTGTCGCTCTTCGCGATCCGCTGCTACACCTTCGGCGTGACGCTCGGCCTGCTCTACTTCGCCGGCTTCACCACGGTCTTCTTCATCTTCACGCTCTACCTGCAGAGCGGGCTCGGCTACAGCGCGCTGGCGGCGGGCCTGGCGATCACCCCGTTCGCGCTCGGCTCGGCCGTCTCGGCCACCGTGGGCGGGCGTTGGGTGGCCAAGGCCGGGCGCACCGTGATCCTGGTGGGGTTGGTGGCCGTGCTGATCGGGACGGCACTGGCCGCCGTGGCCGTCCACCTGATGCCCGGCCATGACGCCGGGTGGGCCACGGCCGGGCCGCTGCTGGTGGCCGGGGTCGGTTCCGGCCTGGTGATCGCGCCCAACCAGAGCCTGGCGCTGGCCGATGTGCCGCTGCCACGCGCCGGCACGGCGGGCGGCATCCTGCAGACCGGCCAGCGCCTGGGCAGTTCGCTCGGCATCGCCTGCGTAAGCGCGGTCTTCTTCGGCCGCCTGGGCCCCGGCCACGACTGGGCCGGCGCCTTCCAGATGGGGCTGCTGGTCGCGCTCGGGTTCGAGGCGGCGGCGCTGTGCTGCGCCCTGGCCGACCGCCGTGGCAGCCGTAAGAAGCCTGCGGACAAGGCGAACTGCCTTTGAGGGTCCGCCGGTAGGGGGGCGGCGGACCCTTTCAGCGGGTCCGACTGTCAGGGCGCCAGTACCGCGCCCAGCCGCTGCGCGATCTGGCGCATCACCGGCACCAGGGCCGAGCTGCCGCTCTGCTCCTCC
It includes:
- a CDS encoding MFS transporter gives rise to the protein MSEPKPSVGAVDGGSHPSSAAGRAELRRRWQALAVCLLVGFMTLLDVSIVNVALPSIERGIHASSADLSWVLSGYALTFGLTLIPAGVLGDLWGRRTVFLVGLCLFTAASAACGLAPTATVLVLARLVQGVGGGLLGPQISGLIQQMFSGAARARAFGYFGTTVGLATAAGPLAGGLLINAAGTDSGWRWVFFVNLPIGVLAFVLALRLIPRGVSAGAGGGGGAGARARPDAGRRMIDWVGVALLALGLVAILLPLVQERQWHGAAKWLLVPVGVLVLLGFVGWERRVTARARRTPLMDLSLFAIRCYTFGVTLGLLYFAGFTTVFFIFTLYLQSGLGYSALAAGLAITPFALGSAVSATVGGRWVAKAGRTVILVGLVAVLIGTALAAVAVHLMPGHDAGWATAGPLLVAGVGSGLVIAPNQSLALADVPLPRAGTAGGILQTGQRLGSSLGIACVSAVFFGRLGPGHDWAGAFQMGLLVALGFEAAALCCALADRRGSRKKPADKANCL